The Bernardetia sp. ABR2-2B DNA window CTATTTCCTAATCTCCCTGTATTCGTATTTCCCCATTCTCTCACCCCCAATTCCTATTTCCCAAATAATTCCTTAGCATTTTGAGTAGTTTTTTCGGCTACTTCTTTTATAGTAAGGTTTTTTATTTCAGCGATTTTCTTTGCAATAATAGGAATATAACTACTTTCATTTCGTTTTCCTCGGTGTGGAACAGGCGAAAGATAAGGTGCATCAGTTTCTAAAATCAAATGCTTCAAATCTACGCTTGGCAATACTTTATCTAGTCCTCCATTTTTATAAGTAACCACTCCACCAATTCCCATCAAAAAGTTTAGATTTTGGATTCTCTCGGCTTGTTCTAATGTTCCTCCAAAACAATGAAAGACACCTTTTAGGTTTTCATCTTTCAGGTTTTCCAAAATATCTAAGGCTTCATCAGTTGATTCTCTCGTATGAATGGCAATCGGAATATTGAATTTTTTAGCCCAAGAAATCTGAATTTCGAAGGCTTCTTTTTGCTGTTCGAAAAAGGTCTTGTCCCAATATAAATCTAATCCAATTTCTCCAACAGCCGAAAATTTGCGTTTACCCAGCCATTCTTCTACAAGATAAAGCTCTTTTTCAAAATCTTTCTTGACCGAACAAGGATGCAGACCCATCATAGGAATAAACCTTTGTTTATCTTTTTGCTCAATTTCAAACATAGGTTCGATAGAAGCGTGGTCAATATTTGGCAAATAAACTCGTTCTATTCCTGTATCATCAAGTCTGTCGACTAGTTCATTCCAATCTGGTTTAAATTTTTTATCGTATAAATGAGCGTGTGTATCTATAAAATTCATAATTTCAGTTATCAGTTAATTACTGTTCGATTTCAGTTTTTTTACAAAGATAAAACAATAGTTCGAACCTATTTTTAAAAAAAATCTTTACTTTTGCATTTATTTTAAATTTTCTTACTCAATTTATATTCAAATGAAATCAACCTCAGTCATTTTATCTTTCATAGTTTTTCTATTTTGCTTTTCAGTTTCTTATTCTGTTTTTGCTCAAATTAACAATAACCCATATGCGTCAATCAAAATGGGAAAGGAATATCAAATTTCTCGTGGTGGTCAGATTGGTTCTATTGTAGGCTATGACAAAACAGGATTTTATTTGCTCAAATTTGAAACAAAAAGCTTTTTTAGATTAGAAAATTATCTTGAACACTATGATAATAATCTGAACCGAATCAAATCTGAAAAATTAGAATTAGAAGATGATTATACATTGGTTAAGATTAGTCAGTTTAACGGAAAGTTATATTTATTTTCTCAACTTTTAGATAAAAAAGCAAAAGAAAAAACGCTTTTTGTTCAGCAAATAGACAATCAGAGTTTAAAGTTTAAGGGCAAGAAAAAGCAAATTGCTCAAATCTCATTTGAAGGAAAAAATAAGCGAAATAGTGGTTCGTTTGATTTTTCAGTAGCTAGAGATACATCAAAAATTTTGGTTTATTATCAGCTTCCTTACGAAAAGAAGGAAAATGAAAAATTTGGATTTCACGTTTTTGATAAAGATATGAATCTACTTTGGACAAAAAATGTTACGCTTCCTTATGAAGACAAACTTTTTGGTGTAACGGATTACAAAATCGATAAAAAAGGAAATGTTCATCTTTTGAGTATTCTTTATAAAGAAAAAGTAAGAATGAAAAGAGCAGGAAAGCCAAATTATTCATACAAAGTATTGAGTTATACCGAAGAAGGCAAAACGCTAAAAGAATACAACGTAAATGTAAAAGGTAAATTCTTGACAGATATGCAACTTGCTATTGCTGATAATTCTGATTTGATTTGTGCAGGTTTTTATTCTAATGTAGGTACTTTCAGTATTGAAGGAAGTTATTTTCTAACTGTTGATAGTGAAAGCAAACAAATCAAAACAAAGAGCTTTAAAGAGTTTGGACTTGATTTTATTACGCAAGATATGACTGAAAGAAAGAAGAAAAAGACGAAGAAAAAGGCTGCAAAAGGTAAAGATGTTGAACTCTACGAATATGATTTGGATAATATCATAATAAAAGAAGATGGAGGAGCTGTTTTGGTAGGCGAACAATTTTATATTCGTGAATCTACTATCCGAACGACTGGTGCAAATGGGCAAGTAAATACAACAACAAATTATTATTACAATTATCACGATATTATTGTCATTAGTATTTCTCCTGCTGGACAGATAGAATGGGCGCATAAAGTTCCTAAAAGACAAACGACAGTAAATGATGGTGGTTATTATTCTTCTTATACTTTGGCAGTTGTGGGCGATAAGCTTCAATTTGTCTTCAATGACAATGCTAGAAATATTTATGACAAAACCATAAAAGAGGGAAAAGTATATTCTTTTAGCTATAAAAATCTTGCTGTTGCTCTAAACACAGTAGATAGCGATGGAAAGCAAGACAGAACGAGTTTGTTGAATACTCCCAAAAAAGAGGAAATTGTTCGTCCAAAAGTTTCTGCACAGGTTTCCAAAAATGAAATGATTTTGTTTGCCAAACGAAAAAAGAAATATCAGTTTATTAAAATTACTTTTAAAGACTAATCTGTAAGTATGTCAAGACTCTTTAAAAGTAGTAATTGTAAAAAAACGCTTTAGAAATTAAGTTTTTAAGGCGTTTTTTAGTGTCCTTCAACAAAAGGTTTTATCTTTGAGCTGTATTTTTTATTCATCATTCCTAAAAGTTGTTTAAGAATGTAAATTTTTCCATAGCATTGGACTTACAAACTCAATTCTAGGAAAAATAACTCAGCCTTTGTTGGTGTTTTAGCGAAGCGACACCAACAAATAAACATACAAAACCTATTCTTAAATAACTTTCTAATATCGAATCTCTAATTCCTAATCTCTCTAAAATGCTCAACAAAACTTTTCAAATGTCTGCTCAAACTATGTTTGGGTTAG harbors:
- a CDS encoding TatD family hydrolase, with the translated sequence MNFIDTHAHLYDKKFKPDWNELVDRLDDTGIERVYLPNIDHASIEPMFEIEQKDKQRFIPMMGLHPCSVKKDFEKELYLVEEWLGKRKFSAVGEIGLDLYWDKTFFEQQKEAFEIQISWAKKFNIPIAIHTRESTDEALDILENLKDENLKGVFHCFGGTLEQAERIQNLNFLMGIGGVVTYKNGGLDKVLPSVDLKHLILETDAPYLSPVPHRGKRNESSYIPIIAKKIAEIKNLTIKEVAEKTTQNAKELFGK